The following DNA comes from Thiovulum sp. ES.
TACCATTGATGTTAAAGTTTTTAAATACTCACCTCGTTTTTGTTGAATCAAAGAATCATGTTCTTTTTGGTTGTATCCACGAGTGTCGAAAATTGAAAGTTTTTCACGAAGCAACAAAGAAAGATGGGAAGAAATTCCTGTGTTGTTTTTTCCAATTCGGTCGGGCAGAGTATCAACAATTTTGTTGAATTCTTTGAAATTATCTCCACCAACATCTCGATAAAGCAAAATGTTCTGATTGATGAAAACCTCATACATTTCATATTTCAAATCAACATCAAGAAAACTTGCCAAATCTAAAAGTAAAAATAAGTTTGCCCAATAACCTCTATTTTCAGGTTTTCCACCTCTTTGAGATTTAATTACAAGATTGAAATCTTTCTTTTTTAGAATTTCACCAAAAGAAATTCTATTACTTAAGTCTCGTGGAAGTTTCGTAACTGTCGCACCTATATCCAAACTGGCAAATTGCCAGTTTGACTTTTTGCTTTCTTCATTGAAAACTTTAATGATGAATTCCCAAGTTGATTCTTTCCTCAACCATTCAGCCATTTCAATTTCACGAAGACCTTTTTTCTTTCGATATTCGTTTCCGATTGCCAAAACATCATTCAGTTTTCCGATTTGTGTGAGGTGTCCAATTTGCACGGTGTAATTTCTACCAATTTTGACTTCCATCATTTGATTTGTTTTCATGCTAAAATTTCAAAGCCCTTTCATTTAATTTATTTTGCAAAACTAATTATAACTGAAAGGCACTTTTCCAAAAAAATTTAAAATATCACAAATCTTTTTTTAAATTTTGTTCATGTAAAATTTTCAGAGTCTCAAAATGAAATTCAATTCTTTCTTTTAACCAATCAGAAACTTTTTGACGACTTTTTGGTTTTAAGCCTCTTTCAATATCTGTGATTATGTGAGAGTAGATGTATTCCCTTGAGTTGTATTCAAACTTATTCTGTTTATTCCAACCTTTTTCTTTGTCCAAAACTCGATTAATATTTAAGTTCATATTAATCACGATCCATTTTGGACTATTTCCATTATAAATTTTTGGCAAATAGTCCATTCTGAAATCATTGTATCTATCACCACCTAGTTCTCGGATTACGGGATAATATTCCATGAAAAATTTATACACGAGAAGCTCAAATTCTTTTGAAACCCAAGTCGCATATTTAAAAGCCAAAAAGTGATTAATTCGCTTTGTCTTACCTCTTCCAAAAATAATATCTTCATCTTTAAGGTCATCTTCTTTTTTTAGAACTTCAATAAAATCCTTTGTATCTTTTCTTGTCATAAAGATATTAAAAGATTTATCTATGTTTCCAGCTATCCTTAACATTGATGCTTCAAGCTCTTTAACATAAAGCATTTTAGAATGCATATCCTGAGCAAAAAGCAAATCTTTAAAGTTTATTTCTAATTTTTGTGATGTTTTCAAAATATCCCCAATATGTTTATTGCATTTTATCTGCTAAAAACATATTGTATTAAAATTATATGAATTTTGCAACTATATTTACAAATAGATAAAATTTATTTTATTTACTTAGTGTAAAAAATATAAAATTTATTTTATTTGATAGTTATCAAACAATTCAAAAAAAATAAAATTTTTATGAGAACCTCTTTTAAATTATCGTAATCTTTTACAAATCCGACTTCTACCATTGATGTTAAAGTTTTTAAATACTCACCTCGTTTTTGTTGAATCAAAGAATCATGTTCTTTTTGGTTGTATCCACGAGTGTCGAAAATTGAAAGTTTTTCACGAAGCAACAAAGAAAGATGGGAATAAATTCCTGTGTTGTTTTTTCCAATTCGGTCAGGCAGAGTATCAACAATTTTATTGAATTCTTTGAAATTGTCTCCACCAACATCTCGGTAAAGCAAAATGTTCTGATTGATGAAAACCTCATACATTTCATCTTTTAAAACTGGATCAAGGTAGTTTGCCAAGTCAAGCATAATTCTCAAATCTGCCCAAGTTCCACCATATTTTCCTCGTTTTGAAAAAATTACATTTTTATATTTTTTCATCATTGCAGAATAATCAATTTTGTTATAAATGTCCTTGATTACGACAAAATCTAATTCAGGTGTCACGGCTGATTTAAAAAAGTTTGGATTT
Coding sequences within:
- a CDS encoding tetratricopeptide repeat protein (PFAM: Tetratricopeptide repeat), giving the protein MNLEQYEYLELFEYAKDNFDDGEDTDGILELLLESIELNPNFAKSHALLGETYQHADRFEEAIESFHKAQELDKNLKDSLNDVLAIGNEYREKRDLRKIELQEWLRLEYVWEYIIVRSKTKENPNFFKSAVTPELDFVVIKDIYNKIDYSAMMKKYKNVIFSKRGKYGGTWADLRIMLDLANYLDPVLKDEMYEVFINQNILLYRDVGGDNFKEFNKIVDTLPDRIGKNNTGIYSHLSLLLREKLSIFDTRGYNQKEHDSLIQQKRGEYLKTLTSMVEVGFVKDYDNLKEVLIKILFFLNCLITIK
- a CDS encoding KilA-N domain-containing protein (PFAM: KilA-N domain), whose protein sequence is MMEVKIGRNYTVQIGHLTQIGKLNDVLAIGNEYRKKKGLREIEMAEWLRKESTWEFIIKVFNEESKKSNWQFASLDIGATVTKLPRDLSNRISFGEILKKKDFNLVIKSQRGGKPENRGYWANLFLLLDLASFLDVDLKYEMYEVFINQNILLYRDVGGDNFKEFNKIVDTLPDRIGKNNTGISSHLSLLLREKLSIFDTRGYNQKEHDSLIQQKRGEYLKTLTSMVEVGFIKDYDNLKEVLIKI
- a CDS encoding KilA-N domain-containing protein (PFAM: KilA-N domain), producing the protein MKTSQKLEINFKDLLFAQDMHSKMLYVKELEASMLRIAGNIDKSFNIFMTRKDTKDFIEVLKKEDDLKDEDIIFGRGKTKRINHFLAFKYATWVSKEFELLVYKFFMEYYPVIRELGGDRYNDFRMDYLPKIYNGNSPKWIVINMNLNINRVLDKEKGWNKQNKFEYNSREYIYSHIITDIERGLKPKSRQKVSDWLKERIEFHFETLKILHEQNLKKDL